From one Geoalkalibacter halelectricus genomic stretch:
- a CDS encoding YkgJ family cysteine cluster protein — MEPLSVEQQMPAMQSLNNYFDLRARVDQWCQKVEADFPTQVRCEKGCASCCRHLSLFWVEAVALALALEDLPENQTERLRERAAEATSDSPCPLLEEGACVLYAARPLICRTHGLPLLLENDGDSTVDFCEKNFTDLDALPAQAVLDLNLLNTTLAAINNLFISEVFQGRPPDQPRLSIAEALLLEL, encoded by the coding sequence ATGGAGCCGTTGTCCGTAGAGCAGCAAATGCCGGCGATGCAGAGTCTGAACAACTATTTCGACTTGCGTGCCCGTGTCGACCAGTGGTGCCAAAAGGTCGAGGCGGATTTCCCGACCCAGGTTCGCTGTGAAAAGGGCTGCGCGAGCTGCTGCCGCCATCTTTCCCTTTTTTGGGTCGAGGCAGTGGCTCTCGCCCTGGCCCTGGAGGATCTGCCCGAAAACCAGACCGAAAGGCTGCGCGAACGCGCCGCCGAGGCGACTTCCGATAGCCCCTGCCCGCTTCTGGAAGAGGGCGCCTGCGTGCTTTACGCGGCGCGCCCCCTCATCTGCCGCACCCACGGTCTGCCGCTGCTTCTCGAAAACGACGGCGATTCGACGGTGGATTTCTGCGAGAAGAACTTCACGGATCTGGATGCCCTGCCGGCGCAGGCCGTTTTGGATCTGAATTTGCTCAACACGACCCTGGCGGCTATCAACAACCTGTTCATTTCCGAGGTTTTCCAGGGCCGCCCTCCCGACCAGCCCCGGCTCTCCATCGCCGAAGCCCTGCTGCTGGAACTCTAA
- a CDS encoding DUF948 domain-containing protein: MPLEVFALIMMVIVFIVAIFLVPLLLQLRTTVQRIDDLVRDVQHDLVPMLKELREASEHVKRTTEAAEKGSELLSALGESAGAINQFSHFIKHDFGRLAGNLAGFWAGFRAAGKTLAKKADEQERR, translated from the coding sequence ATGCCCCTTGAGGTTTTCGCGCTGATCATGATGGTCATCGTCTTCATCGTGGCCATTTTTTTGGTTCCCCTCTTGTTGCAGTTGCGAACCACGGTGCAACGTATCGACGATCTGGTCCGCGACGTTCAGCACGATCTGGTGCCCATGCTCAAGGAACTGCGCGAAGCCTCCGAGCACGTCAAGCGCACCACCGAAGCAGCGGAAAAAGGCAGCGAGTTGTTGAGCGCCCTCGGTGAGTCGGCGGGTGCGATCAACCAGTTTTCCCACTTTATCAAGCACGATTTCGGCCGCCTGGCTGGGAACCTGGCGGGATTTTGGGCGGGATTTCGTGCCGCTGGTAAAACCTTGGCCAAGAAGGCCGACGAACAGGAAAGGAGATGA
- a CDS encoding YtxH domain-containing protein: protein MNGECRSSGVAGILLAFIAGAAVGGGLALLAAPRSGEETRHRLTDMVDETREKIHEMTEEAEAQVRAAIEEGREALLEKRDMVKAAVDAGKKAMEEERAKHAKSS from the coding sequence ATGAATGGAGAGTGCCGTAGCAGCGGAGTCGCCGGAATTTTGCTGGCATTTATCGCCGGGGCCGCGGTGGGCGGCGGGCTGGCCTTGTTGGCCGCTCCGCGTTCGGGCGAGGAAACCCGCCACCGGTTGACGGACATGGTTGATGAAACACGCGAAAAAATCCACGAGATGACCGAGGAGGCCGAGGCTCAGGTGCGCGCGGCCATCGAGGAGGGTCGCGAAGCCCTGCTGGAGAAGCGCGACATGGTCAAGGCCGCGGTGGACGCAGGCAAAAAAGCCATGGAAGAAGAGCGCGCCAAGCATGCGAAATCCAGCTAA
- a CDS encoding YihY/virulence factor BrkB family protein encodes MNDIIAGVRRLFGYEQTQGELAAESGIRGFFLKPFRVMGLVIHDFIEDGCLLRASALTFATVLAIVPMLALMFALLKGLGVQNQLEPIILDQLAVGSEEVVGEIIRYIDNTHVGRLGVVGLLTLFVTVLAMLSNIEKSFNAVWGVEETRSLFRRFADYFSVVTIGPVFILAAISMTSTLQSNAFVAALQERALVGNLIIFLFQILPFVGMWIAFTALYIFMPNSRVSVRAALIGGIFGGTLWQLAQWGYVYFQVGVSKYNAIYGTMAALPIFMMWIYVSWLIVLLGLEITYAVQNLRNIKQEVRSTEVNFGSREMVALSVMLVIAEAFYRGARPLTLDKVSAQLHLPPRLTANIIQQLVRLGMLSEIHTEGLNDYGYQPGQALQNLEVYDFLEKLRWDGENVRGARRLRASEVVGEVEMCLQKAGREAFAGRSVHDLVMDMLGDEEPRLSRGIQ; translated from the coding sequence TTGAATGACATTATCGCCGGTGTGCGGCGATTGTTCGGCTACGAGCAGACCCAGGGCGAGTTGGCGGCGGAGTCGGGAATCCGCGGTTTTTTCCTGAAGCCGTTTCGGGTGATGGGGCTGGTAATTCACGATTTCATCGAGGACGGTTGCCTGTTGCGCGCCTCGGCCCTGACCTTCGCCACGGTGCTTGCCATCGTTCCCATGCTGGCCCTCATGTTCGCGCTGCTCAAGGGGTTGGGGGTGCAGAATCAGCTCGAGCCCATCATTCTCGACCAACTGGCGGTAGGTTCCGAAGAGGTGGTGGGTGAAATCATCCGCTACATCGACAACACCCATGTGGGTCGTCTTGGGGTGGTTGGTTTGCTGACCCTTTTCGTAACCGTTCTGGCCATGTTGTCGAATATCGAGAAAAGTTTCAATGCCGTCTGGGGCGTTGAGGAAACACGCTCGCTCTTTCGGCGTTTCGCCGACTATTTTTCGGTGGTGACCATCGGGCCGGTGTTCATCCTGGCGGCCATCTCCATGACCAGTACCCTGCAGAGCAACGCCTTCGTCGCGGCCTTGCAGGAGAGAGCGCTGGTCGGCAATCTGATTATCTTTCTGTTCCAGATCCTGCCCTTCGTCGGCATGTGGATTGCTTTTACGGCCCTGTATATCTTCATGCCCAACAGCCGCGTGAGTGTGCGCGCAGCTTTGATCGGCGGCATTTTCGGCGGCACCCTGTGGCAGTTGGCGCAATGGGGTTATGTGTATTTTCAGGTCGGGGTGTCCAAGTACAACGCCATTTACGGCACCATGGCGGCGCTGCCGATCTTCATGATGTGGATTTACGTGAGCTGGTTGATCGTGCTTCTGGGCCTGGAGATAACCTACGCGGTGCAGAACCTGCGTAACATCAAGCAGGAAGTGCGCAGTACCGAAGTTAATTTCGGCAGCCGCGAGATGGTGGCTCTCAGTGTGATGCTGGTGATTGCCGAGGCCTTCTATCGCGGCGCGCGACCCTTGACCCTGGACAAGGTGTCCGCCCAGCTTCATTTGCCGCCCCGGCTCACGGCCAACATCATCCAACAACTGGTGCGCCTCGGCATGCTGAGTGAAATACATACAGAGGGCCTTAACGACTATGGCTATCAGCCGGGGCAAGCCTTGCAGAATCTGGAGGTCTACGACTTTCTGGAGAAACTTCGCTGGGATGGGGAAAACGTGCGCGGCGCGCGACGCCTGCGGGCCTCGGAGGTGGTCGGTGAGGTCGAGATGTGTCTGCAAAAGGCCGGCCGCGAGGCCTTCGCCGGGCGCAGTGTGCATGACCTGGTCATGGACATGCTTGGGGACGAGGAGCCTAGACTCAGCCGAGGCATTCAGTAA
- a CDS encoding UDP-2,3-diacylglucosamine diphosphatase: protein MNRDIFLADAHLLHPRDLNYQRLLAFLAEQTGRVRTLYILGDLFEFWVGYRHLVFAPYVPLLNALAELRASGAAIVYVEGNHDFHLGPYFEETLGCRVLPDGGDVEIDGKRVHLTHGDLINGDDRGYRLLRGFLRSRFLKTLIAIAPGDLTWGISRWASRQSQKGHAPKQQRRLPEAKIDAYARRRLKGGCAVVITGHFHQPFSRQLGEGMVFGLGDWLTQYSYLVHENGTFSLKTY from the coding sequence ATGAATCGCGACATTTTCCTTGCCGACGCGCACCTCCTGCACCCGCGGGACCTCAACTACCAAAGACTACTGGCGTTTCTCGCCGAGCAAACCGGTCGCGTCCGCACCCTCTACATTCTGGGCGATTTGTTCGAGTTCTGGGTCGGCTATCGCCATCTGGTTTTTGCGCCCTATGTGCCGTTGCTCAATGCCTTGGCCGAATTGCGCGCAAGCGGAGCCGCCATCGTCTATGTCGAAGGCAACCACGATTTTCACCTCGGACCCTACTTTGAGGAGACGCTTGGCTGCCGGGTGTTGCCGGACGGCGGGGACGTGGAGATCGATGGGAAGCGCGTTCACCTGACGCACGGCGATTTGATTAATGGCGATGATCGCGGCTATCGACTGCTGCGCGGATTTCTGCGCAGCCGATTTCTTAAGACCCTGATCGCCATCGCTCCCGGCGACCTGACCTGGGGCATTTCCCGTTGGGCCAGCCGCCAGAGCCAGAAGGGCCATGCGCCCAAGCAACAGCGGCGGCTGCCGGAGGCCAAAATCGACGCCTATGCCCGCCGCCGCCTGAAAGGCGGCTGCGCGGTCGTCATCACCGGCCACTTTCATCAGCCCTTCAGCCGTCAACTCGGTGAAGGGATGGTGTTCGGCCTCGGGGACTGGCTTACGCAATACTCCTACCTGGTCCACGAAAACGGAACCTTCTCCCTCAAGACTTACTGA
- a CDS encoding CoA-binding protein, translated as MREKIEQFLSASAFGVIGASSKSYKYGNKVLRCYMQNGRKAIPVNPVEKTIEGIACAANVSELPPEVKSISVITPPQVTDKVVDAAIAQGIENIWMQPGAESPAAVAKAEKAGLNVIADGSCILVVLGYRDH; from the coding sequence ATGCGAGAGAAAATCGAACAGTTCCTTTCCGCCTCCGCCTTCGGAGTCATCGGGGCTTCCTCCAAAAGCTACAAGTATGGCAACAAGGTTTTGCGCTGTTATATGCAGAACGGACGCAAGGCCATTCCGGTGAACCCCGTGGAAAAGACCATCGAAGGTATTGCCTGCGCGGCCAACGTCAGCGAATTGCCGCCGGAGGTGAAAAGCATCTCCGTCATCACGCCGCCCCAGGTCACCGACAAGGTGGTGGATGCCGCCATCGCCCAGGGCATTGAAAATATCTGGATGCAACCGGGCGCGGAAAGCCCGGCGGCCGTCGCCAAGGCCGAGAAGGCGGGGCTGAATGTGATTGCCGACGGCAGCTGCATACTGGTGGTCCTGGGCTATCGCGACCATTGA
- a CDS encoding superoxide dismutase — MTLVLPELPFAPTALEPHISARTFEFHHGKHHKAYVDNGNKLLEGSDLKGLSMEEIMKKTAGDASKSGIFNNVAQVWNHSFYWKCMKPGGGGAPAGKIAEKIKADLGGFDKFVEEFKTAGATQFGSGWAWLVLDGGKLKVTKTPNAECPLTQGMTPLLTMDVWEHAYYLDYQNRRPDYIATFIDKLINWDFVNTNLG, encoded by the coding sequence ATGACGCTCGTTTTGCCCGAACTGCCCTTTGCCCCCACCGCCCTGGAGCCGCATATCAGTGCGCGCACTTTTGAATTTCATCACGGCAAGCACCACAAGGCCTATGTCGACAACGGCAACAAGCTTCTGGAGGGCAGTGACCTCAAGGGGTTGTCCATGGAAGAGATCATGAAGAAGACCGCCGGCGATGCCTCCAAGTCCGGTATTTTCAACAATGTTGCCCAGGTTTGGAACCACTCCTTTTACTGGAAGTGCATGAAGCCGGGGGGCGGCGGAGCGCCCGCGGGCAAGATCGCCGAGAAGATCAAGGCCGATTTAGGCGGGTTCGACAAGTTCGTCGAGGAATTCAAGACCGCCGGCGCCACCCAGTTCGGCAGCGGCTGGGCCTGGCTGGTGCTTGACGGCGGCAAGCTCAAGGTCACCAAAACTCCCAACGCCGAATGCCCCCTGACCCAAGGGATGACGCCTCTTCTCACCATGGATGTCTGGGAGCATGCCTATTATTTGGATTACCAGAACCGCCGTCCCGACTACATCGCAACCTTTATCGACAAGCTGATCAACTGGGATTTCGTCAACACCAACCTCGGCTAG
- a CDS encoding tetratricopeptide repeat protein — protein sequence MEEEFDDFDDYDYFDEDEDEERLELAQIALDRGESETALDLIEEYLEDHPFDVEALNICAVAATNLDDEIKALALYLKALRLDPKNGAIHHNYGVLLDRLGRRAEAQTHLRKALAYQPDFPEAYVNLGNVLDELGETDEALAMYDEALKRRPDSADAYFNKGHALNRLGSYEGALECFNAALRMEPHEPSCLNGAGYALAGLGRDEEAVRYYSQALARESDNPHFFYNRGLSLMRLGRLDDAVRDFDAALVLEPDFFDALIEKANVLAERGDLDQARQLLLKAEERDPASPEPPFYLALICEREGDHEGALGALEESLARDPDSIHSLNNKGSVLMDMGRLDEALGCFEAILERTDVYPLAHYNRACIFALQGKTAAAVRALTQASRLEPHFLQDAAEDPDFDCIRHRPSFQKLLRSAAREERG from the coding sequence ATGGAAGAAGAATTCGACGATTTTGACGATTACGACTATTTTGACGAGGATGAGGACGAGGAGCGCCTCGAACTGGCGCAGATAGCCCTGGATCGGGGCGAGAGCGAAACGGCCCTGGATCTGATCGAGGAGTACCTCGAAGACCATCCCTTCGATGTGGAGGCCCTCAATATCTGCGCCGTGGCCGCCACCAACCTCGATGACGAGATCAAGGCCCTTGCCCTTTACCTGAAGGCTCTGCGCCTGGATCCCAAAAACGGCGCCATTCACCACAACTACGGCGTGCTTCTGGATCGCCTGGGCCGACGCGCCGAGGCCCAGACGCATCTGCGCAAAGCCTTGGCGTACCAACCGGATTTTCCCGAAGCCTATGTCAACCTCGGCAATGTCCTTGATGAGCTGGGAGAAACCGATGAAGCTCTGGCCATGTATGACGAAGCCTTGAAGCGGCGCCCCGATTCGGCCGATGCCTATTTCAACAAGGGCCACGCCCTCAACCGTCTGGGGAGCTACGAGGGGGCCCTGGAGTGTTTTAACGCTGCCCTGCGCATGGAACCCCACGAGCCCAGCTGCCTGAATGGTGCCGGTTATGCGTTGGCGGGGCTGGGGCGCGACGAGGAGGCGGTACGCTATTACAGTCAAGCCTTGGCGCGCGAAAGCGATAATCCGCACTTTTTTTACAACCGCGGCCTGTCATTGATGCGCCTGGGGCGTCTGGACGACGCGGTGCGCGACTTTGACGCCGCCCTGGTTCTGGAACCGGATTTTTTCGATGCGCTGATTGAAAAAGCCAATGTTCTGGCCGAACGTGGTGATCTCGACCAGGCGCGCCAGTTGCTCCTCAAGGCCGAGGAGCGTGATCCCGCCAGCCCGGAACCGCCTTTTTACCTGGCTTTGATCTGCGAGCGCGAGGGCGACCACGAGGGCGCTCTCGGCGCTCTGGAGGAAAGCCTGGCACGTGATCCCGATTCCATTCACAGCCTCAACAACAAAGGCAGCGTGCTTATGGACATGGGGCGCTTGGATGAGGCCCTGGGCTGTTTTGAGGCGATTCTCGAGCGCACCGATGTCTATCCCCTGGCCCACTATAACCGGGCCTGCATTTTTGCCCTGCAAGGCAAAACCGCCGCTGCGGTGCGCGCCCTGACCCAGGCCTCGCGGCTGGAGCCGCACTTTCTTCAGGACGCCGCCGAAGATCCGGACTTCGACTGCATTCGCCATCGTCCTTCCTTTCAGAAACTTTTGCGCAGCGCAGCGCGCGAAGAGCGCGGTTAA
- a CDS encoding TIGR00725 family protein, giving the protein MVGVIGAGAASPQGEDWAYEVGRLIALRGAVLVCGGLGGVMAAACRGCVEAGGETLGILPGPEGQAANPWVTHPVVTNMGHARNVIIAHTAQALVAVEGEYGTLSEIAIALKLGRTVAALGGWPGIRGVSYVDSPAAAVDLIFQHL; this is encoded by the coding sequence ATGGTTGGTGTCATCGGAGCCGGAGCGGCTTCTCCCCAGGGCGAGGACTGGGCTTATGAAGTCGGCCGTTTGATCGCCCTGCGCGGCGCCGTGCTGGTTTGCGGCGGCCTCGGCGGGGTGATGGCCGCGGCCTGCCGCGGCTGCGTGGAAGCCGGCGGCGAGACCCTGGGAATTCTCCCCGGCCCCGAGGGCCAGGCCGCCAATCCCTGGGTGACACATCCCGTGGTGACCAACATGGGGCATGCCCGCAATGTCATCATTGCCCACACGGCGCAAGCCCTGGTGGCCGTGGAAGGGGAATACGGCACCCTATCGGAAATCGCCATCGCTTTGAAACTGGGTCGTACCGTGGCCGCCCTCGGCGGGTGGCCGGGGATTCGCGGTGTTTCCTATGTGGATTCACCCGCGGCGGCCGTTGATCTGATTTTTCAGCATCTCTAG
- a CDS encoding DHH family phosphoesterase, translated as MPLDLTRSREFSAKVIDWIRGKGRVLIMAHDNPDPDSLAAATALRHLLQVTLGIEATVAFGGIIGRGENRQMVKELEIKAFPIHTLDLNQFNVVCMVDTQPGTGNNSFPADRPVHLVIDHHPPRATCDACPWVDIREDYGASATILYEYLVAQKVSIGTKLATILFYAIKSETQDLGREWCRADREAYLQLLPLVNNRILFNITQSKVPREYFSAFNKAISTAVIYDGVLVFNLFDIHHPDIVAEMADFLMRTEGIDVVLGMGCYNGDAVLSFRTLSHEIYAGEVMRAVVEGLGTAGGHGMIAGGQVPGLAKGRQVQEQLAHTLTRRLLERLGRSLDAPVPLLSPSEEDAADS; from the coding sequence ATGCCCCTGGATCTGACGCGCTCACGGGAGTTTTCCGCCAAGGTCATCGATTGGATTCGCGGCAAGGGGAGGGTGCTGATCATGGCGCACGACAATCCCGATCCCGACTCCCTGGCCGCCGCAACCGCCCTGCGCCATCTTTTGCAGGTGACCCTCGGCATCGAGGCGACCGTGGCCTTCGGCGGCATCATCGGCCGCGGCGAGAACCGTCAGATGGTCAAGGAACTGGAAATCAAGGCGTTTCCCATCCACACCCTCGATCTCAACCAGTTCAACGTCGTCTGCATGGTCGACACCCAACCGGGCACGGGCAACAATTCCTTCCCCGCCGACCGGCCGGTGCACCTGGTCATCGACCACCATCCCCCCCGCGCAACCTGCGACGCCTGTCCCTGGGTCGACATCCGTGAGGATTACGGCGCTTCGGCAACCATTCTCTACGAGTACCTGGTTGCCCAAAAGGTGAGTATCGGCACCAAGTTGGCGACCATTTTGTTCTATGCCATCAAATCGGAGACCCAGGATTTGGGCCGCGAATGGTGCCGCGCCGATCGCGAGGCCTACCTGCAACTGCTGCCCCTGGTCAACAACCGGATTCTTTTCAACATCACCCAGTCCAAGGTGCCCCGGGAGTATTTTAGCGCCTTCAACAAAGCGATCAGCACCGCAGTGATTTACGACGGTGTCTTGGTGTTCAACCTGTTCGACATCCACCACCCGGACATCGTTGCCGAAATGGCTGACTTTCTCATGCGCACCGAGGGCATTGACGTGGTGTTGGGCATGGGCTGTTACAACGGCGACGCGGTGCTGAGTTTTCGCACCCTTTCCCATGAGATTTATGCCGGGGAGGTGATGCGCGCGGTGGTCGAGGGCTTGGGCACCGCCGGGGGCCACGGCATGATCGCCGGGGGGCAGGTGCCCGGTCTGGCCAAGGGCCGTCAGGTACAGGAACAGTTGGCGCACACGCTTACGCGGCGGCTCCTGGAGCGCCTGGGTCGCAGCTTGGACGCGCCCGTGCCCTTGCTGAGCCCCTCCGAGGAGGACGCGGCGGATTCCTGA
- a CDS encoding N-acetylmuramoyl-L-alanine amidase yields MTRWWLIPLLFFILQAPASAAVEIAAEGAPPVRVAEVYWQEGTYFIAIDDILAALNIRGRWNSVQHTYSFPTPRGTAVISPGSHFVKVGGRFLPLSQRPRFLDNRLRVPEDFITQQLPNLLNTGVYYRNLAPRAPVPVDEDTTLDRLFALLMQDQGPRDVGRLRAVALDPGHGGQDTGSISADGTREKDVALDVARHLERILKMRLGIPVYLSREADYALTPQQRLEPAARAEVDALISLHAQASLRPEPQGIALVVRPREEYEGMSLEAAQGGSMKLAQHLGRSLERAGFQVSGIYQAPLLPLGRGNLPTVLVEMGYLSNPEDRARLTDPAGQEALAQALFAGLQNFADERRERSR; encoded by the coding sequence ATGACCCGTTGGTGGCTGATCCCCCTTTTGTTTTTTATTCTGCAGGCTCCTGCCTCCGCGGCGGTGGAAATCGCGGCCGAAGGTGCGCCCCCGGTGCGTGTTGCCGAAGTCTACTGGCAGGAAGGCACCTATTTCATCGCCATCGACGATATCCTGGCCGCCTTGAACATCCGGGGCCGCTGGAATTCGGTGCAGCACACCTACAGTTTTCCCACCCCCCGCGGTACCGCCGTCATTTCTCCGGGTAGCCATTTTGTCAAGGTCGGCGGCCGGTTTCTGCCTTTGAGCCAGCGTCCGCGCTTTCTCGACAATCGCCTGCGGGTTCCCGAGGACTTCATCACCCAGCAACTCCCCAATCTGCTCAATACGGGCGTCTATTACCGCAACCTGGCCCCGCGCGCTCCCGTGCCCGTCGATGAGGACACCACCCTGGACCGGCTCTTCGCCCTGTTGATGCAGGACCAAGGACCGCGCGACGTCGGACGGCTGCGCGCCGTGGCTCTCGACCCTGGGCATGGGGGACAGGATACCGGCAGCATCAGCGCCGATGGCACGCGGGAAAAGGATGTGGCTCTCGATGTGGCGCGGCACCTGGAGCGCATCCTCAAGATGCGGCTCGGCATTCCGGTCTATTTGAGCCGCGAAGCCGACTATGCCCTGACACCACAGCAGCGTCTCGAACCTGCCGCGCGCGCTGAGGTCGACGCCCTGATCTCCCTGCATGCCCAGGCCTCCCTTCGGCCTGAACCCCAAGGGATCGCCCTGGTGGTGCGGCCGCGCGAGGAATACGAAGGCATGAGCCTGGAGGCGGCCCAGGGTGGCAGCATGAAATTGGCCCAGCATCTGGGCCGCAGTCTGGAGAGGGCCGGGTTCCAGGTGTCCGGCATCTACCAGGCCCCCCTATTGCCCCTGGGGCGGGGCAACCTGCCGACGGTGTTGGTGGAGATGGGTTATCTCTCCAATCCCGAGGACCGCGCCCGCCTGACGGATCCCGCCGGCCAGGAAGCCCTGGCCCAGGCCCTGTTTGCCGGCCTGCAAAATTTTGCGGACGAACGAAGAGAGAGGTCACGTTGA
- the rph gene encoding ribonuclease PH — MFSRPDGRRADQLRTIAFQRGFTRYAEGSVLVSFGETRVLCNATVEESVPSFLRGEGRGWVTAEYSMLPRATQARSPREASRGKVGGRTHEIQRLIGRSLRAVVDLAALGERTIQIDCDVLQADGGTRTASITGAYVALVDAVAGLLDRGLIAASPVREPVAAVSAGLVEGVPLLDLNYEEDFRAAVDMNFVITGSGRFVEVQGTAEDHPFTLAELDALRDLALGGCRDLVRLQQQALRG, encoded by the coding sequence ATGTTTTCCCGCCCCGACGGACGTCGGGCCGATCAGTTGCGCACCATTGCTTTTCAGCGTGGCTTTACCCGTTACGCTGAGGGCTCGGTGCTGGTTTCCTTCGGCGAAACCCGGGTTTTATGCAACGCCACCGTGGAGGAGAGCGTTCCATCGTTTCTGCGCGGGGAGGGCCGCGGGTGGGTGACGGCCGAATACAGCATGCTGCCGCGCGCTACCCAGGCCCGCAGCCCCCGCGAGGCGAGCCGCGGCAAGGTCGGCGGGCGTACTCACGAGATCCAGCGGCTCATCGGCCGCTCCTTGCGCGCCGTGGTTGATCTCGCCGCCCTGGGCGAGCGCACCATTCAGATCGACTGTGATGTGCTTCAGGCCGACGGCGGCACGCGCACGGCATCCATTACCGGCGCCTACGTCGCCTTGGTCGATGCGGTGGCGGGTCTTTTGGACCGGGGCTTGATCGCGGCCTCGCCCGTGCGCGAGCCCGTCGCCGCCGTCAGCGCCGGGTTGGTCGAGGGAGTGCCGCTGCTCGATTTGAATTACGAGGAAGATTTTCGTGCCGCGGTGGATATGAATTTCGTCATTACCGGCTCAGGGCGGTTCGTCGAAGTGCAGGGAACAGCGGAAGATCACCCCTTCACCCTGGCTGAACTCGATGCCTTGCGGGATCTGGCCCTGGGCGGCTGCCGGGATCTGGTGCGGTTGCAGCAGCAGGCTCTGCGGGGTTGA
- a CDS encoding XTP/dITP diphosphatase yields MELLVATRNAGKLKEIKRLFSEVGIEAVGLENFPELADVEEDGATFAVNAEKKARTIAAQTGRVTLADDSGLEVEALGGAPGVFSARFAGAGAGDADNNRKLLIELAGVPEEKRRAAFRCVMAYCTPQGACRFFEGTLPGRIIHEPRGGHGFGYDPLFLIPEYGKTLAELPLDVKNRISHRGQALRKVLAYLRKESG; encoded by the coding sequence ATGGAGTTGCTGGTTGCCACCCGCAATGCGGGAAAGCTAAAGGAAATCAAGCGTCTTTTTAGTGAGGTCGGTATCGAGGCGGTGGGCCTGGAGAACTTTCCGGAGCTTGCCGATGTGGAAGAAGATGGTGCCACTTTTGCCGTCAACGCCGAGAAAAAAGCCAGAACCATTGCCGCCCAGACCGGCCGGGTAACCCTGGCCGACGACTCCGGCTTGGAGGTTGAGGCATTAGGCGGTGCGCCGGGTGTCTTTTCCGCACGCTTTGCGGGAGCCGGAGCCGGCGACGCCGACAATAACCGCAAGCTGCTGATTGAGTTGGCCGGCGTTCCCGAAGAAAAGCGTCGCGCCGCGTTTCGTTGCGTCATGGCCTATTGCACCCCTCAGGGTGCGTGCCGGTTTTTCGAGGGGACTCTGCCCGGCAGGATAATTCATGAGCCCCGCGGCGGTCATGGCTTTGGCTATGACCCGCTGTTTCTGATTCCGGAGTACGGGAAAACTCTTGCCGAGTTGCCCCTTGACGTGAAAAATCGCATCAGTCACCGCGGGCAGGCCCTGCGCAAAGTCCTTGCTTATCTGCGCAAGGAATCCGGGTAG